In the Ornithodoros turicata isolate Travis chromosome 5, ASM3712646v1, whole genome shotgun sequence genome, GACAATAAAGCAAGCCTCGGTGGATTTTTACAGCTCTGAAGAGAACCTTTTTCGAGGGGACTGTTATAACATTCTTTAGACCGTGGAAGTGGAAAGCGGGGGAGGCGGGGCGGCGCTTGATGCTCGTCCTGCCCCAGGCGGATATTCGCCTCGGGCCGGCTCTGCATATACTCAGGCAGCTGTGCTAGTAGAAAGTATTTTTATTCCCTTATTTATTCATCCCTGGTGAAAAACAGAAATACTGCTTCTAGACCCGAAACTTACTTGatactgttcttttttttttttcgtttccagtcgtgtacttgagtacttgatggtaAAGTACTagacaaaagtatttaaagtacggtacaaagtacacaattgGAAATCTACtttaagtaaagtacaagtactcagaaatgtacttaaagtagtacttCAGTGCTTAGTACTTGAAGTTCTGCCCTGAGACCTGACGACCTCAGCGCCTACGTCACTGACTACGTAACGCTGCCGCACAAAGCATGCTAGTGGGCGCCATCAGCCTATCAGCCAACGTGTTTTTCGCGCTTCCTGGCCACcaaagcaaaatataacctcgaaccggtcttctcatGACGTCACAtctttgtaaacagagggtaaaaagcgggaaaaacgcgtcggctgataggctgataaagctgatagtgtcCATCAGCATGCCTTGCGtggcggcgttacgtaatcaatgacgtaggcgTGCGGGTCGTCTATAAGGGATGAAGACGCGTTCCTTCAGAGATTCTTTTTAATATCCGATTATGTACAAGTTAACCGAAGCGGAATTACGTCGGTGTGTGCTTGTTCTGTAGTCTCGAGCCGCATTTATGCAAAAGAAGTGCTCAGAGAactgaaaggggggggggggggatataggtttattgcgaaacaaaacaaacaaaaaaaaactgaaagggGTGCACACTCGCAGCTACACATATAGGAGCCGTTCCATTCCCGGAAGCAGTAAAGGAAACGAAACTGAAAGACTGAAATGTGGCagccgtcgaaaaagccagtcaACGGCGAATGCGCTAACCACTACGCTACAATGACAAGTATTTCAATCTTTCATGATCCTCGGTACCTTGAAGCTTGTGTTGTGTAAACCAGTAAACCGCGGTAGAACAGTGCTCGGATAGTGATACGGGCCTACGCAATGAAGGCTAATACGGAATACAGTATTATCCATGCACGAACTAAGCGATGAAACACACAACTTTTCGTTGTTGTCATAgttgtttattttgtttaaaaaatataaatatgAAGACACGCTGCAAGGCTCAGAGTATgagtgtttcggtttcggatttGTACAAAGCTTCTTGTGTTGGCTATTTTGTAGTGCGGTTCTGAGCCACTGCGGAAGTCGCTGACGCGACGCAGTGCGGTGCTTTGACAAACTATCGATCAAGATCTGGCATCTGAAACATAAAAATCTGCCATACTGTCCTAATTATTTCACATATTTTTTCTCAATAATTATATCACCTTTTTATAAGACAACGAGGTAACATAAGCTGGTAACAGCAATCGCTGGGGCGCTGGGagaagtgagagagagagagatattcCTGAAGCTGAGAGTGAAAGTATGGCGGCCATCTATGATGTCGGCATCGGGCTGTTTGAGTTGTACGTGTTATTTTCACTAGTCAACTAATAATACCTAACTGTGCAGCACAGTGCAACATGTGACTAGCTAATATGCCAGTAGAAAGCTCAAACACGACAAAGAAAAGCATATTTTGTACGGGAGCGTAGGTGTTGCGCCTTGCAGTTCAACGATGGAGGATGGAATATCGAAGTTTGTTCAGAAAAAGGTTCTGTATGCAGGGAAAGGAGACATACCTGCCTTTGATAAAGGTGCGAAATGTACTTTCCACTTCTCTACAAAACGTGTTCCGACAGACGCAACTGATCCGGGTGTTTTTATCGACAACAGCAAAGAGCTTAACCGCCCTATGGAGCTGCTTATAGGAAAGGAATTCAAGCTTCCGATTTGGGAGCAGTGCATAAAATCAATGAAGGTGGGCGAAGTTTCAGAATTCACCATACACCGCTCCCTTTTGGACTCTTACCCACTTGTTTCTCAGAGCTACAGATCGTTCGCAGGTGTTGGAAAGCCACCACGAAGGCGCTGTTGTGGCTTAATGGCAGAAGATGACTACTCAACAGGAAACCCACAACTTGATAAGTGGGTTAAAGACGAACAGGACCTGGTGTGCACTTTTGAGCTGCTCAAAGTTCAGGAACAAGGAGAGTACGAAAAGGATTCGTGGGCAATGACTGCAGAAGAGCGGTTGGATATTGTGCCGTCGTTAAAAGAACAGGGCAATGCCTCGTTTAAACAGGGCGACTACAAACGTGCAATAGATAAATACAAAGAGGCATTGGATCATGTTGAAAATCTTATGTTGAGGGAAAAACCTGGCGACGAGGAATGGAAAGACCTCAACAAGTTGAAGATACCTCTGCTCCTGAACTATGCACAGTGTAAGCTGTATGAAGGAGACTATTATGAAGTGATACGGCAGACGACAGAGGTTCTGAAGACAGACCCTGACAACACCAAAGCTCTGTTCAGAAGAGCTAAGGCACATTTTGGCTGCTGGAGTCCAGATGAATGCAGAGCCGATTTGCAGAGGCTGCCTGATTTAGATCCCACACTTGCCGGTGTTGTGCAGAAAGAGCTTAGAAAGCTTGATGCTGAGATCCAGAAGAAAGCAAAGGAGGACAGTGAGAAGATGATGAAGATGTTCAAATAAGATGCCCAGACAGACGTAAGCAAGGCTTGAAAGGTTTTTAGTCGTCACTGTGACAAGAAGCATTTTTATGACTGTTTCTTGTGATGCACATGGATGTACACAAGAGCGTCCGGTGTGTACCGGATGATGATGTATAGCATTAGCTGGTAATATAGATCCTCTCGGGAAAAAGATTATATCACAACACATCACTGAGTATTTTGAAAGCAAGAATAAAAATGTTGAATTTTCGTCATGCTATGTGGACAGGATCTCGTGCACTGTGTTATGCAGATGTTTTATTCTCAATGAAGTTGACAGGGAACTTACTCTGCTCTGTGGTGAGCCACTTTGCAGTGTAATACATGCAACGATAATCACATGCAGGATTTTTTTAGTATCCCTGACATATAAAATGTACTGTTGAACGTTTGACAATCAACATGAACATTAAATCCACATCTTGTAAATGCATGAAACTACACCATTCTTGAGAGGAACTAGTATAATGTCAAGCATGTAAGCCTCCAGCGtccagaaattaacgaaatcAAGCAATTCTGCAACTTTTCCCTGAGTTGCTTGACTTCAATAATATAATGTCATCACGTTTTGGAAATATTTCGAACAAATCTCTGCATTTCATCAACAGGACAGTGTGGTAAACGTGCGGAATCCATTACACAACTACCACAAACCCACCAcaagcaataaataaataaatacggaACAATGCAGAAGGTAGCAAAATTATCACCCATTCCCAACAAGAAACACCAAAGAGAAGTATAGGAACGTGCGCAGTCACCAGAAGCAGAAAGTAAATTATTTCTTCAAAGAGTTTACAAAATTTCCATAAGGGGGGAAAGCCTGAGCTTGGACACACACTGAGAAACTAAACTTAGACGAGGaactcaatagacctctccgtgtttgtaaacaaatgacgtcatagtgttcgacagcgccaccaatttggtagagttgaactacgctcgaagccctagaggggcgaacaaggtcgcgcccgaaatccacggtcttgaggggattacgatggtccctgaaaggaacgGGACCTTcgttcctacttttctttcaataggaggcagcgaacaagtacccattcgtggaacccagccctccccttccgatttctttcggtttcagtctgtctaccaacgtcatgatgacgtttctcgggtagaggtctattgctcaGTGtgtgtgcccaagctcaggctcaCCCCCTTTCCACCAGCTGTAGCCCTTTTCGCCATTTTATACGTTACAAAATTTCCACCCACGTTTACTGCAACTTTAGAACACGCTAGTAGTAACTACCTCTAGCCTGCCTCATAATGTCCTGGACATGTCTGCCCATGTTGCTAGTCTCCCCACCTTTCGTTCCCGCGGAAGGCTCGGGGGAACCACGACGCATCTCGACGACTTTTGTCGTGCTTTTGTCGTAAGGATCTCTGTACACGTAACTCCTGACGCGGGGCTCTCCCTGACTCTCCGAAGATTGTCCGTCGTACGGTCTTCCGCCCGAATACGATGGTCCGTACGACGGTTCCTGCGCAGACGACGATGGCCCGTAGTGCTCGTCGTACGACGGTCCGTAGGAGGACGAGTCCCCGTGAGAGGATGACGACGGTCCATAAGATGAGGCCGAACCGTAGCCGCTCGGCTTGTGGTCCCCGTAGTCCTTGTTGTAAGAGACTGCGTGGTTGTGACTGTAGGACCGTTCCGGGTAGATCTTCTCGTAAGCGAATGACCTTTCTGTGTTGTAGCTCTTGGGGGCCTCTTCGCTGCCGTAGCTGTAGTGCCTGGAATAAATGGTTGGTTACTGCCAGTCGATTGGGGGACTGTATGTATGGGAGGAGGGATTCATCACGGTTGCAAGTAGCTTATCTGAAAAAAGGTCCCCCATCTCCAGCGCATGACAGTATTGCATATGGTCAGAATATATCGTTACCGCAACATGGGCGTACTGAGAGCTTCAAGGTCTacttgtgaaaattgtgcaCTCTATATTCATAGCTCATGATTTTCCTCGCATGTCATAACCTGAGCCGTCGCGAGGTGAGTTTGCCcccagggcagggtaaacgtgaagcgccccccccccccctcttctctcgctgccgtcagaagctctgtaaacaaagagAAGAAAACGCTTATTGGCACTGCCGATACCGttaattcaaattctcttcattcccgctttatactgtccaaccagcctgccgttcggcgccctctctggcgagggtGCCCAGGGCGGCTGCCCCCCTTCCCCCTCCCTTCGCAACGACTCTGGTCACAACatatgaacctctgaacacccacacagtccGCAGCGGCCGCCTCCAGGAAAAGAGGTGAGGTGGTTGTATACCCTAAACCCCACCGCTGGAAAAAATCCCAGGAACGTCTATGGTTACCAACCTGCGAAAATCTCCTCGTCATCCTTTATAACTATTTGTCCTAACCATAGTTACGCGTTTTATGTTAGCACCAAGAAAACCAGCTATACAATAAATAGAGAAAGAAACAGCATGCGCATACTTTTGTATCTCAGATGCATATCCGACTCCTGCCTGCGAACCGAACATGGCAAAGTTTCTGCCGTACACCATCCGCACTGTGAAGTCTCCTCTAAAGGAAGACACCAGTTGACACCCCTTCTAGCAAGGACAATGCCCTATAAATCACCTCGACGTTGCAAAGCGCGAAAATACACTAACGCGCAACTAAACGGGCATAATGATGCGAAAGCGCACCAGCATCGTGCCCCTCTATACTCATATTAAAACAAGAAATACTTACGTGCCGGATGCTTCAGGAAGCAGAAGTTCCCATTCGGGCACTTCGATCATCGTCTCGTACCTATTGCTGCTTGAAGGAGCGTAACCATCAGATTCCCCACCATGGTAATGGTCACCAGGAGCGTAACGATCGTGTTGCCGTTCGGAACCACCGTACCCGTCACGTTGTTGTTCGACGTAGCCTCCGTGCTCTGCTGGAGCCGCGTAGACCCGTTGGCCGTGTGCAGCCTGAGTTTTTAGGCCCTCCTGACCAAAGTGTGTGACCTTCTGGTCGAACTCGAAGCCGGTAGGTTGAACAAATGACACGCCGTTCAGGGGAGGTAGCTCCACCGGTGTCGCCGTCTCCTGCGCCTGGTGGTGGTGCTCCTGAGCAGGTGCGTAGCCAGAGTCGTATCCGGCGTCTCGGTTGCCATCTGGGTAGGCTTTCACTCCGTAATGTTGAGTATCCGATGGATGAAAGGCACTTGGCCCATTGTTATGATAGTAGTTCGTGGTGCTTGCCGTTCCCCAATTGATGAGGAAGATGACCAATGAGAGTTCCTGGAGGTTGTGGAacgaaaacaaaagaacaaacgCAAAGAAGTTGAAGAGTATCATGGTGAAGAGCGGAATAAGTCAACACCAAAAATGTTTCAAAAGTAACATGTATATTGTTTCTGTTATGCAATGCAGGTGACGGAAAGGTGTAGCTGAACTGTTGAGGAGTCAGAGGGACTCGGAGCGATTTACTGCAAACGCCCCCAGGTATCGAGCATCTATCCGTGAAGTCTGATAGGGCATGTGAAGAGCAACACTGGCTGCACGCAGGGCCGTCGAGAGAGGGAGGGGGAGGGCAGTCAGGGACGGATCCCTGGGGCCCGCGCCTCTTCAGGGGCCCGCCCGACCCAAGGACTGACGGTTGCTAGTACCaggagacgtgaggaggggTCCCCGGGCAAGACTCATCCGGAGTCGTCCCAGGGTCCCGTAATTTCTCTCACTGGGCCTGGCTGCACGTCAACCGAGGCTACGTACAAGGGACACGGCtaagtacagtgctggacaaaagtttacggaacacgctccggcgcattccgtTCTCAGAgtaacacgctagcagcgaatgggactgtacggacttacagacatatgcccaggtaacccagtcacctgctTGCAAGTCCCACTCGCTGTAGTCCTCCCAAGTACCGTCCCACTCGCTGGGTAGCGTGTCGTTCTGAAGAAGGAATGCGATGgagcgcgttccgtaaacttttgtccagcactgtacaagagTCACGGATACGACACCGGAAGACGAGACCCCCGATCGCACCTCGTcaaaactgtgcaaaatatcctGTCCTGGCTCTTACCGCAAACATGCTACCGATTTGTCGACGTCCTTATGCAGGGAAAGCGAAGGAAGTATTGCCGTGAGCGTGAATGGGACGTCCGTTAAGTACCCAGAACTGGATGCGGACGTCTTGGCAGAGTGACAGTCGACAACTCGTACCGGGCTTCCACTAGAAATCATCTCTTCGCACGATAAACTACACTAACAAGTTACGTGGAGGGAAACGTGAAGCCCGCGCAGTTCCTGCGCCGATCATGCATGATGCGTACCGTGCCGTAACAGAACGAAAATACGTTACACTGTTTACGGTCTATTTTTATCTTccgagagcaaaaaagaaaagtggtGACGTATAATTGGTGCGAAAAGAAGAAAGTGTGGTCTTGATTGTTACTTCCGGGTTAGCTGAAGTGTGTCCTCGGATTCGAGCGGTACTGCCTTGCGCTGTCAGGCCCAGCTTGAACTTCGTAAAGCTTACCCCTGCGTAGGTGTTACGCAATGGAATTACTTCTCTTCACAAAGCTCTTACAGTAGGCGCGCGCTGTGTCAGGAAATGCTCATAAACTTAGGGATGTGCGGGGGATTTTcatatttgggggggggggggggggtagagttCCAAACGTGGGCATTGACACCGCCCAGTGTGTTTGGGAACACCACTGCCTTTTTATGCTCTgccacagtaaacttttttacacttttttggtgtaaatatggcttgtcccatggcgcacacctttttggtgttgcctttacacccgaATCAAGGGTGTACCTAATTACGAACCACCCACGAATACAATACGAATACACCTAATTAAAGTGTGTTTTAGACAACACACTTTAATTAGGAGTATTCCTCATAAAATACTGTTAGAATTggcgtttaaaaaaaaaaacaccgttaaAAGgagagtattctattgaaaataCCTTTCAGGGTGGagttgttttgtggcatccTCTGAAATGGCTAGTGTAAGAcaagctcccgcggcagcatcccgagacatacagttcgatgttcttgcgtctgtggcaccaccctgaacacagcagacttccagccgtggttccatcgtacagCCTAACCCACAGCGCAATGCGtcacaggcacgcctcgttaggcGTGAGTGGCGAATCTTGAAGAGACGTGGGCACTTTCAGTAGTCTATATTGGCGTATCGGATGGATCAtagaaatacaatttgttgggggcATGTTGATTAAGTGTTGTTGAAAATATatgtaacggtgacgggaattcGTCTTTAAAATTAAAACTTACGCCTGCAATATGAGTCAAGGATACCATCTAAATTCCTGACATATCCGTGATCCGTCCCtctcaaatactgtgtttttaactcaagttatCGTTTTTATTGTGATTaactgctgagtggagctgtgaaaccagtatAATTTTTCTCTTACGAATGAAAACACCATTCTCAACACCGTAATCCCAGTTCAAGTGGGGTGTAGAAAAGGTGCATTGGACGTAAACACCTCTTTGAACGCCTCACTtgacacccttaatgatcgacttggaataaaacgtggtgtatgtcgatattacacttTTAGTAATGTTCTTTTTACACCACTTGCACCATTTACAGTTTCCGGGataaaaaagggtgtttttataagaatacgcATGTTTTGAgtgaataaaggtgtaaaatgatttagtGTGTGCGCCACCCAcaaacggtggtggtggtcttCAATGATGCCTAAAGCTATTacgacgtaactataataatgctTGCGACTCTGGATTAGCCACTGGTGACTCCCATATCCGATGGCTTTTCGAGCTTCTTGAACATTTCTGGCAGTTTTTTTTAAGGGGGAGGGGGTCATAATATCCTTGTGTGAGGGGGGTGCTGGGGGGAAATCCCTGCACAAACTGACAAACACAACGCGAGCCACATTTCGATCTTTATATTCGATTGTTTGCAACCGAGCTGTTGTCCTCCTCCACAATGCAttgaaacgaagaaaaagaccATGGAAGAGCAAGGGTACCTCATTGTGAAATTGAACATATGCTTGAAAAACGAACAACGAAAAGCAATTGACGTATTTAGAGGACAATACTGAAACAAATATttgaaatagagtacaaatacatatCCGGAAAAGTACTGAGTAAGATACTAAAATGCTTACAAAAGCATTTAAGGtacagtattttgagtacggtGCTCAAGATATATGTACAAGTCTgacgagaggaaaaaaaaaaacgcgatgCCTTATTAGAAGGCATCGCTTTTTTTATTCTCTATTTTTGTACTCAATTTCAAATATTTGTTTTTAGTATTTTCTACTAAATACGTTAATTGCTTTTCGCTGTTCGTTTTCCAAGCATATGTTCAGTTTCACAATAAGGCACCATTGCTCTTCCACggtctttttcttctcttcatTGCATTGTGGAGAAGGACAACAACTTAGTGTTAGTTAGTCGTTGTTAGTAACTCGATTACTTttcaaagaaagagagaaaagctGACTGACGAACATTGTGAAATGCAAGTCCCTATAATGAGCCAATAATGTCAATGTTTCagtttttaaaaagaaaataataacgGTAGCCAGTTTCGTGACCAATGTTCTAGATATCTTAAACACTTTCTGAAGTATTTGCTACTACTCTAACTACTTTCCTTTCCAAGTATTTATACTTCAAATACGTCTTTGTATAGTggcattttgtacatgtctgcctcTCGTTCGAAGTTCAGTTGCGTTCCATCGTATTTCTTGGTGCATATCATGCCTATAGGCTCCCATCTCTGTGAAGATCTCTTTGGTACTGCTGTAGCAGAATTGACGGCATTTTTAACGCCTATGCCATTATATATGCCACGACATTCTATACTGGTTACTTAGACGCGGTAAGTTCGTCGGCACACTTCGGCGAATCGTTAGGAGAAACCTGCACTCGGAAGCCTTTTGATATTTACGGGATACGGGCTTGCTCAGAAATCTCTTCCGGTAAGTTTTCATTCCCCGGAAGCACACCAAGTTTAAAGGTTCCCAGACAGTGCGTTTTCTGCAAAGATTTCGCGGAAGTGATTCAGTTGCGAACGGTACAGTTTCTCTGAAATTTCATTCCAAGCCTTCACTCCAGAAGCAGAAGACGTAGCTAAAAAAATACGACGGGTGATATGGTAATTTTATACatgggtgggggtggggtaGGGGGTGGGGTAGGGGATTCACCCTCTTATCCGCTTCCTAAATGCAGTAGCAAATGTAGGAGTTGGGGGTTGAAAGTGAAACCCACGTCCCCTGGCTATCATTGCAtggtcttctttttttttctttttgtgtgtaagTTGAATTGTCTTGCAGCAGTGCTGGGCAAGAATGTCAAGGGTAAACCTGCGGCATACACCTTTGCGCAAGCCTGCATGAACAGTTTTTATGCCAA is a window encoding:
- the LOC135394703 gene encoding AH receptor-interacting protein-like, which produces MEDGISKFVQKKVLYAGKGDIPAFDKGAKCTFHFSTKRVPTDATDPGVFIDNSKELNRPMELLIGKEFKLPIWEQCIKSMKVGEVSEFTIHRSLLDSYPLVSQSYRSFAGVGKPPRRRCCGLMAEDDYSTGNPQLDKWVKDEQDLVCTFELLKVQEQGEYEKDSWAMTAEERLDIVPSLKEQGNASFKQGDYKRAIDKYKEALDHVENLMLREKPGDEEWKDLNKLKIPLLLNYAQCKLYEGDYYEVIRQTTEVLKTDPDNTKALFRRAKAHFGCWSPDECRADLQRLPDLDPTLAGVVQKELRKLDAEIQKKAKEDSEKMMKMFK
- the LOC135394702 gene encoding RNA-binding motif protein, X chromosome-like, encoding MFAELSLVIFLINWGTASTTNYYHNNGPSAFHPSDTQHYGVKAYPDGNRDAGYDSGYAPAQEHHHQAQETATPVELPPLNGVSFVQPTGFEFDQKVTHFGQEGLKTQAAHGQRVYAAPAEHGGYVEQQRDGYGGSERQHDRYAPGDHYHGGESDGYAPSSSNRYETMIEVPEWELLLPEASGTHYSYGSEEAPKSYNTERSFAYEKIYPERSYSHNHAVSYNKDYGDHKPSGYGSASSYGPSSSSHGDSSSYGPSYDEHYGPSSSAQEPSYGPSYSGGRPYDGQSSESQGEPRVRSYVYRDPYDKSTTKVVEMRRGSPEPSAGTKGGETSNMGRHVQDIMRQARGSYY